The following coding sequences are from one Streptomyces sp. NBC_01232 window:
- a CDS encoding HAD family hydrolase: protein MVIRAVLWDIDDTLFDYTGADAAGLARQLEAERLVGRYGTPAQALALWRQITDRHWARFAAGEGTFQGQRQERVREFLERPGMTADEADAWFDSYVDHYKAAWTVFPDVVPALDALAAGYRHGVLTNSSTANQDPKLRHLGLRDRFEVLVCAVELGFSKPAAEAFLAACAAMGLAPAEVAYVGDQPEIDARGARDAGLLAVWLDRDGDRGPGPDGIHRIEGLDQLPELLAGDTRFGARSGIR from the coding sequence ATGGTCATCCGAGCGGTTCTCTGGGACATCGACGACACCCTCTTCGACTACACAGGGGCCGATGCCGCCGGGCTGGCGCGGCAGCTGGAGGCCGAGCGTCTCGTCGGCCGGTACGGGACCCCCGCGCAGGCGCTCGCGCTGTGGAGGCAGATCACCGACCGGCACTGGGCCCGCTTCGCGGCGGGCGAGGGCACCTTCCAGGGGCAGCGCCAGGAGCGGGTGCGGGAGTTCCTGGAGCGGCCCGGGATGACCGCGGACGAGGCGGACGCCTGGTTCGACAGTTACGTGGACCACTACAAGGCGGCCTGGACCGTCTTCCCCGACGTGGTGCCCGCCCTCGACGCCCTCGCGGCCGGCTACCGGCACGGGGTGCTCACCAACTCCTCCACCGCCAACCAGGACCCGAAGCTGCGCCACCTCGGGCTGCGCGACCGCTTCGAGGTGCTGGTCTGCGCCGTGGAGCTCGGGTTCAGCAAGCCCGCAGCGGAGGCCTTCCTCGCCGCGTGCGCGGCGATGGGGCTCGCCCCCGCCGAGGTGGCGTACGTGGGTGACCAGCCGGAGATCGACGCACGGGGAGCCCGCGACGCCGGGCTGCTGGCCGTCTGGCTCGACCGCGACGGAGACCGTGGCCCCGGTCCCGACGGCATACACCGCATCGAGGGCCTTGACCAGCTCCCCGAGCTGTTGGCGGGGGATACCCGTTTTGGAGCACGGTCAGGCATCCGGTAA
- the ndgR gene encoding IclR family transcriptional regulator NdgR yields MDNSSGVGVLDKAALVLSALESGPATLAGLVAATGLARPTAHRLAVALEHHRMVARDMQGRFILGPRLAELAAAAGEDRLLATAGPVLTHLRDVTGESAQLYRRQGDMRICVAAAERLSGLRDTVPVGSTLPMKAGSAAQILMAWEEPERLHRGLQGARFTATALSGVRRRGWAQSIGEREPGVASVSAPVRGPSNRVVASVSVSGPIERLTRHPGRMHAQAVIDAAARLTEALRRSG; encoded by the coding sequence ATGGACAACTCTAGCGGCGTCGGCGTTCTCGACAAGGCAGCTCTGGTACTGAGCGCACTGGAGTCCGGTCCGGCCACCCTCGCCGGGCTGGTCGCGGCGACAGGGCTCGCACGACCCACGGCACATCGCCTTGCCGTGGCACTGGAACACCACCGGATGGTGGCGAGGGACATGCAGGGCCGGTTCATACTCGGACCGCGGCTGGCGGAGCTCGCCGCCGCGGCCGGCGAGGACCGTCTGCTGGCCACGGCGGGACCGGTACTCACCCACCTCCGTGACGTGACGGGAGAGAGCGCGCAGCTCTACCGCCGTCAGGGAGACATGCGCATCTGCGTGGCGGCCGCGGAGCGGCTTTCGGGCCTTCGGGACACCGTCCCGGTGGGCTCGACGCTCCCGATGAAGGCCGGTTCGGCAGCGCAGATCCTGATGGCCTGGGAGGAGCCCGAGCGGCTCCACCGCGGTCTTCAGGGCGCGCGCTTCACGGCGACGGCCCTCTCGGGCGTACGGCGCCGCGGCTGGGCGCAGTCGATCGGCGAGCGGGAGCCCGGTGTGGCCTCCGTCTCGGCGCCGGTGCGCGGGCCCTCGAACCGCGTGGTGGCCTCCGTATCGGTCTCCGGACCGATCGAGCGGCTGACCCGCCACCCCGGGCGGATGCACGCCCAGGCCGTCATCGACGCGGCCGCACGGCTCACGGAGGCGCTGCGCCGCTCCGGCTGA